One segment of Pseudobythopirellula maris DNA contains the following:
- a CDS encoding ABC transporter ATP-binding protein, whose amino-acid sequence MLLLEGVKKSYREPDGSELPILDIPRFAVDEGEQVVIRGRSGCGKTTMLNTIAGLTTVDAGSVSVKGVELTRLTEAGRDRFRARQIGYVFQTFNLLAAFSALENVMLGMTFTGQTRDAARARDLLDRVGLGHRMHHKPAAMSVGEQQRTAVARALANKPVLLLADEPTANIDPSNQQQVIDLLRTVCEEEKVAMLLVTHSPEVSGQFGRVEPLEEINRVMAQATMTKPL is encoded by the coding sequence ATGCTGCTGCTCGAAGGAGTCAAAAAGTCTTACCGTGAGCCAGACGGGTCCGAGCTGCCGATCCTTGATATCCCCCGCTTCGCGGTCGACGAGGGCGAGCAAGTCGTGATCCGCGGCCGCAGCGGCTGCGGCAAAACGACGATGCTCAACACGATCGCCGGCCTGACGACCGTCGACGCAGGCTCGGTCTCCGTCAAAGGGGTTGAGCTCACCCGCCTCACGGAGGCGGGCCGCGACCGATTCAGGGCGCGACAGATCGGCTACGTGTTCCAAACCTTCAACCTGCTGGCGGCGTTCTCCGCGCTTGAAAACGTGATGCTCGGCATGACGTTTACCGGCCAAACACGCGACGCCGCCCGGGCGCGCGACCTGCTGGATCGGGTCGGCCTCGGCCACCGGATGCACCACAAACCCGCAGCCATGTCGGTCGGCGAGCAACAGCGGACCGCCGTGGCCCGCGCCTTGGCGAACAAGCCGGTACTGCTGCTGGCCGACGAGCCGACGGCCAATATCGATCCCTCGAATCAGCAGCAGGTGATCGACCTGCTGCGGACCGTTTGCGAGGAGGAAAAGGTGGCGATGCTCCTGGTGACGCACAGCCCCGAAGTCTCGGGGCAATTCGGCCGCGTCGAGCCGCTCGAAGAGATCAATCGCGTGATGGCTCAAGCCACAATGACGAAGCCTCTATGA